The DNA sequence GAGCCAGATGGCTTGGGCTCAGGTcgaagaacaggaaagaGTAAGAAGCCCAGACATTATGGGTTTGCAAGCCGGCGTTTCTGATGAACCGTAGATGAGAAGCTCCTTAGAGATTGAACTAGCTAAGGTCGATGAGAAGATTGCAACAGCTGAAGCTGGGCTGGGCAGCTTTGACGCTGCTATACGAGTAGCTGAGGAGGAAACCGAAGCCGCTGCCGAATGCGTTAGACAAGGTACTACTAAACTCGAGCAAGCACAAAGTGAGAAGGTGGAAATTACAGCTAGGTGGGACGAACAAATGACTGAGCGTCATGATTTGCAGGTAATATTTCACTATAGAAAATCCGGGCCTTTTACTGATGGTCATTGCAGGCACAGCAACGTCAGATACGAGATTATTtaaaagcagcagaagctaGGATAAACGAAACGCAACAAaagattgaagaggaaaatCAACGTCTGGTTAACCTAAGCGGCGGCAGTTATACTAGGAAACAGGAACAACTCGAGCGAGCAAAGGTAGAAGCTGCGCATGCCAGCACACAGTACGTGGAACACCAACGCAATGCGGATCGCCTATACCGAGACTTGGAAGTGGCTGGAAAAGAAGTTGAATCATTGGCGGTGCCACTTAACAGAACGAAGGCCGACGTTGAGCAAGCTGAGAAACTTTTATGGAGCCTAAGCAAAGAAGGCGGACCCAAAAACACGGGGTTCCACGACAAAATGCCGTCTCTCCTGAGGACCATtcaacaagaagagggcTTCACCGAAAAGCCTGTCGGTCCCATTGGTCGCCATGTGACCTTGCTGAAACCAGAATGGTCATCTATCCTAGAGAACTCATTTGGCACGACATTGAACAGCTTCGTTGTAACATCTAAGAGAGACATGGAGATTCTTTCCCGTATTATGCGCAATGTCAACTGGTATGTTCCCACTGCCCGTAGTTTTACAGACCCTGCCTCTTTAACAATGCTGGAAGCATATGCCCAATCTTTATAGGAAATGATGGGTATATTGATACATCAGAACACGAGCCTGATCATAAGTTTGATACGGCTTTACGGGTGCTTCAGGTAGGTGCCTTTGATTCACAGAGCCAGCTACATTAGGTTGATATACTCGAATTTGCAGATTGACAACGAACTCGTCCGTCGACAATTGATCATTAACCATGGTATTGAGCAAATGCTTTTAATCGAGAAGCTAGAAGAAGCGTCTTCAGTACTCTTTGATGGACAGAAACCTAGGAATGTGAAGCGGTGTTACTGTATTGACCAAACGGACAGGCGGCGGGGCATTCATCTATCTTACAACCGTGCGGGAGAGCCAAGCCAGGCTCCGGTTCCTGCATACAGTGGCAGCCCACGAATGAAATCCGACCTAGCTTCCCAAATAAGGTGATTCCTAGATGTGTCCAATACCTCGCTTATCCACTGACATTTACTCCCGCAGGGTCCAACGTGATGTAGTGGCGGACCTCAGGCGTAAGCTCAGCGATCAGGAAGAGCGATTCCGATCTGCTCGGTCTCGCTTGGAGGGCTGCAAGCAGGCTCGTGTGAGGCATGGGAAGAGTACAAATGAGTTACGAGTCATACTgcaaaggaaggaagaccATGTGGAAGAGCTCACAGATGTACTCGACAAAGAACGTGTGGAAGATGACCATCTTGACGTGCTGCGAGCCACGCTCCaggaggctgaggaagaaaaacgCATCAACGAAGGGTCATTGAAAGACAGTAtggaggccatggaagcTATGATGAAGGGGCTTAAAGCCATTAAGCAGCAACTCGCTTCTAAGGATGCCGATATAGCTGCGTCGACGGAAGAGCTCCATATAACTCAGAGTGAGGTACTCCGGGCGCAAGACAAACGCCGAAAGATCATTAACGATAAAAATATTGCGGTTGAACGACTAGACGATATCagacgagaaaaagaaaggataaatgaaaaaagagaggaggTTTCTGCACGTGTTATCGACTTCAGCGAGAAAGCCAGTCTAGTCTCACCTCGGGTTCCAATTCCGGAAGGTGAGACTGCTGCTAGTTTGGACAAAAAACTGGACAGGCTTAATAGGGATATACAACGCTATAACCAACAGTCAGATACTTCAAACACGGTGCCATGGATCATTCAACTAACTAATTACTAGATTGGGCGCATCTCGCGATGAAATCGCCGCTGAAGCCGCCAAAGCATCCGCAGCCTATGACCGGGCCCTGAAGCAAGTGGAGGAATTTAGGTTACTTGCGGGTGTACGTTTTCAcctttcccctcttctcttttatGTTTTTGCCCTGTACAAGGGACTCAAGTCTGTTGACTGTATCTGCAGATTCTCATTGAAACACTCAAACATCGCAAGAAGCGTTGGGTAATTTTCAGGTCTCACATTTCATCTCGGGCCAAGGCACAATTCACGTACTTACTAAGCGAGAGAAGTTTCCGTGGTCGACTTCTGACTGACCATGAGAGCAAGCTGCTGGATTTACAAGTAAGTTACATGATGCAGTTCTTATCCTCTGACAGAATCTGATACAACTTTCTAGGTCGAACCTGATATAACAAAGGATAGCACTGGACGGGGTGCAAAGACACTTTCTGGTGGTGAAAAGTCTTTTTCTCAAGTTTGTCTTCTATTGGCACTTTGGGAGGCTATGGGATCTCCTGTCCGCTGCTTAGATGAATTGTAAGTTAGTGATCATCAGGCGCATTAACTGTCCCTAACATTCGCCCAATAGTGACGTGTACATGGACCACATTAACAGGAAGATGGCAATTGATATGCTTGTacgtctcttccttctctctttttttcaaaGTTCCGTTGCACTGTGTTTGCTAACTGAATAATTAACAGATGCTGGCCGCTCGGCGGTCAGTAGGTGTGCAATTTATACTAATCACACCTGGCTCTAGGGCGGAGATTAGCTTAGCCCCTGATGTTCGTGTGAAGGAGTGAGTATAAGGATCAAGACAAGATATAGTTATCAGCATTGCAACTGACAAGTGCCTTCCCTCTAGATTGGCAGAACCTGAACGAGGACAAACGAGATTAGTATTTCGCCAGTAAACAGAAATTGGTACAATTTTTTTTGTACAGAGCATTCAATCACTTAACAAAACATTCCACATGGGCTGGTGTCTACGAAGAATGTCTCATTATTTGGACAAGAAATGCCTCAAGGTGATCTCAACTCCACATAAAGCTCGATATTTTCCGCCATATACTATACCCTCCCCCCACCCCTACCTAAACCTACGTACCCTCCGGCgggcaaaggagaaagaagaagaacaagagactgTATCAAAGGTAATAAGCATGCAGCTAGATTATTGAGAAAGATGGATTAGCAAAACGTAGACTATATGTGTGAGAGTCTGGCTCTTTCGTTTGATTGATTCAATTGGTGCGGATCAACTGAAGGACTAGTACTAAAAACAAGCTCCTTGCTTTGGAGGTGTTCTGAATGACCCTTCATCTCAAAAGCGGGGCGGTGTGCGTCCAACAGCCAGGACCTGGGCAAGGAACTAAAAGAGAGCTTAGTGGGCAGCTATAGCTCTCCTGATAGTCTAGCATCACTGAGGAACACAGTCAATCGGTAATTAAGAAAAGCACTTGAACCCACACGCTTCCCTGTTCGTTCATGAAATTAAATAACCCCGAAACTGATTTAGGATATATTGGTGGCATTTCCATCGTTAGATGTTGGGGTCATTTTATCGCATAGGGTTGGAAACACTTGCGCCATGGTGGAAGGATGCAGCAGTTGCCAAACTATCCTGCTAGGTAGAGTGCTTTATCATCTAACACAGCCGACAGCGTACTAAAGCGATATAATGGGTCTGCATAGACTGGCAGGAGCATGTTGCCGGGATATAAGAGTTATAGATTTAGTAGCTGACTACTGTATATGAATACTGTCACATGGCATGAAAGGCATAGCCCTTGTGCTATGAGTCACGCACCCaattcttcagcttcagccatATTTCTGTACTCATGTCAACCGCTGAATAGGATATAGCAGAATAGCTCTAGGGCCGTCACATTCACATTTTACCGGTTAACCCTGTCACGTGGGGTGTAATTTACCTAAAAGCGGCGTCATTTCGAGTTGTAACTTTATGGTACTGGTAACAGTGGTAAAAAATTACTGAGCTCATTGAAGTTTGGCCTGCTTAGCCGTACTACTCCAGGGCTAGAGGTCAGTAAAGGCGGCGAGGCTACACAGTACTGCCCACTCACCACATAAGTTTTCACTCATAATCTTCTACCTTCAACGTTCTTCGCACTACAGGTTGCTCATCTTTCTTATCCGTGAAATACCACAGACACGACTCTCACAACAGTCAATATTCTGCTTGAGGTCTTGGGGAGCTCGGTGCTATTTCACCTGTCTTGATTGGTGCCTCTAATTTACACCAACCAGTGCCTCTCCTTTACAGCTCAACTTAGGCCACTCACAGCCAACTTTACCTTGGCACTTACAAGCAATATCCCACACAATCCAGACGCAAAGACACCCGATATTGTCTGTCCACTGTGCTCTTTTCTGAATACCCTACCTGACTTCCCGAGAGAATTACCCATTTTCCGAGTCTGCCAAAGAACAAGTTGCAACCAAGTCCACCTTCTATATCCTCGGCCCCCTCTTACATTTATTGGAACCTGCCGCAAGGCTCAGGACAGCAGAAGCCGTCATTTGTTTTAGCTCTGACCCTCTTGACTTGATTCTCTACGATATCGCGAGGCCTATTTTCACGAACACCTTCGACACCCAAGGCTCTTTCTCCATTATCCTCCACCTGGGCAAGCGATTATCACCATGGCCGAAGCTCTTGCCTCACAACTTAACAACACAACACTAGGGTAAGTGAATTTATACGTATTTTGTGAGGCTTAGATAAAGTTGCTCAGTAGTGTCGTTATAGGGAAGCAAGCTCAGACACAAGGTGGAAGGACCAACTAAAAGCCCCTGCAAAAGATGCACGGCCACAGACCGAGGTTTGCTACCATCAACGTCTATGCTTACGTCTTCAAAGTCTAACCCCAATCTAGGACGTGACAGCCACTAAAGGCCTTGAGTTTGAAGATTTCTATATTAAACGCGAACTTATGATGGGCATCTTCGAAGCTGGTTTCGAGAAGCCCTCCCCTatccaagaagaaacaaTACCAGTTGCTCTTACTGGCAGGGATATTCTGGCCCGAGCAAAGAATGGTACCGGAAAGACAGCGGCCTTCGTCATCCCCACATTAGAACGCATAAATCCTAAAAGCACCAAAACGCAAGCACTCATCCTTGTTCCAACCAGAGAGCTTGCGCTCCAAACATCTCATGTTTGTAAAACTCTCGGGAAACATCTGGGGATCAACGTAATGGTCACCACTGGAGGAACTGGGTTGATGGATGACATTATCAGGTTGAACGACGCCGTCCATATCCTTGTCGGAACTCCAGGCCGTGTTCTAGATCTGGCTAGTAAGGGCGTTGCTGACCTTTCTGAATGTCCAACATTCGTCATGGATGAAGCCGACAAATTACTGTCTCCTGAATTTACTCCTGTAATTGAGCAGCTATTGTCATTTCATCCCAAAGACCGTCAGGTCATGCTCTTCAGTGCGACTTTTCCATTGATAGTGAAGTCATTCAAGGTACGTTTCATCTGATTCCTTTCCATTACTCTTGGGCTGACACCCTTGTTAGGATAAGCACATGCGCAATCCTTACGAGATCAACCTTATGGACGAACTCACCCTCCGAGGAATCACTCAGTATTATGCTTTtgtggaagaaaagcaaaaagtCCATTGCCTTAACACTCTTTTTTCCAAACTTCAaattaatcaatcaatcatcttctGCAATTCAACAAATCGCGTTGAGCTTCTCGCAAAGAAGATCACAGAATTAGGCTATTCGTGCTTTTACTCACATGCAAGGATGCTACAACAACATCGGAATCGAGTCTTCCATGATTTCCGGAACGGTGTATGCCGCAACCTTGTTTGCTCTGATTTGCTAACTCGAGGTATCGATATTCAAGCGGTGAATGTCGTGATCAACTTTGACTTTCCCAAGAACGCTGAAACCTACCTCCACCGAATAGGCCGATCTGGTCGTTTTGGTCATCTGGGTCTAGCAATCAATCTTATCAACTGGGATGATCGTTTCAATCTATATAAGATTGAGCAAGAGTTGGGAACCGAAATACAACCTATCCCTCAAAATATCGACAAGAAGTTATACGTATATGAATCGCCGGAAACCATTCCACGCCCAATCGCGAATGCATCACAAGCACAGCTTGCAACGAGTGGGAATCAAACCCAGAACATGGGAGAACGCCGCCACAACAACCACTCGAATGGCGGACATTATCAATTCGGTCGAGGTCGAGGTTCATATCGTGGAGGACGAAGCCAAGGTCAGCGCCGCAATATGCAGAATGAGATGAATAAATTCGGTACTTCCCAAAACCAACAGCAGAGTGGCAAGAGTCAGCCTGCGCAGGTGTCGCCAAATTGACATCGGTCTGGTAAGAACATTGTTGTTTTTTCTATCATTCTTTGattatttatttcttctcctctcctttATGTATTGCTTGTTACTATAAATGCTCTCAATATTGAACGACCTTGGCCATATTACCTGACAAACCACAATCAAAGTCTTTACTTTTTGCTGCTCATTTTCAATGCAAACTTGACGGTGTGTGTTATGAATTTCCTCGTTTGTTTTCGACAATGATGATATGATAACGGTGACCACATCTGTATCAtatttttctgttcctttttgttcCAATCTCCTCGAGAATCTACCTTGCCCTCTCTACCACCCTCACCTCTTTCGCCGTCGTCTTCCCCCCTTAAGAGTGAGTAAGGTGGTTGGGTTTATGTACATATTGATGCTGCATCTATGGTTTTTGAGCACAAGTTGCGGCGTTTACAGGTTTCCACCAGCAGTTTGTCATGTTTTCggcgttggtggtgtggcTTTCCGATAACCCTTAGCCCCAAGTACCTCGTCTCTTTGACTGGGCTTTTCCCCCTACTTTCTGcctcccctttccctttttctctatACTTTCATCGGCGCATTACCATGCAGCTTTGGATGATCTAAGCTATTGGTCAGTATCATAGGCCGGCGCAGTGTCTTGGGGCAGTCCACATCGGTGTTTGGGTTCTTTTTCCGCTCTCTTTATCTCACGAGCTGCTGCACGGTCGTTGGGTGTTCTGTGTTTTATCCGGCGTTGTGGCTATGAAGCCTTCTATAGTCTTGTTTGTCAACACATTGAGAGATTGGCTTTATTTGCGGCTGGTGTTCAAAGCCGCCCTATGGCTTATGCCCCTTTTCACTCTGACAAGAGATAGTGCATCTTGCTATCCGTCAGATAGGGACAACTTTGATTCGGTGCAGTCCTAATCTGTGACTGTGCCCAGGAAACGAATGTCTGGATCTGCGTGACGGGGAATCCGATGATTACGGTAGCAGATTTCGAAAACATTGGGTGAGGATACACCAGGAAAGCAACGAAGATGCGATGGGGGGAATATCTATGAAAGCTTTCAACGAAATGAGGGAcccgaaaaaaaaagaagaagaaaaagaaatagaaaaagaagaaaaaaaactTGAAAATATATTAAAGCCAGCAAAGAGGAGGGTTACAGTCAGATGTTTGTTTTACACCTGTAGCCAACGGTCAAGCTCACTCAGGTAGCATCTACGAAATGGCAATATACCCTCCGAGATGTAGAAGCTTCGATATTCACACATCATGTGGTAGTAATACTAGTACATACAAGTTGGGCCTTGATGCAAACTTGGTGGTTTGCTCTGTTGGAGCATTTAATCTGATATTGCGTGCCCTGCCCTTCCCGGCACCCGTATTGGCATGTTTGTACTTTAGTCCCAAATCACAGTGCCGAAGTTGGTTCACATCCATTGTTGCAGTGGTGGTTGAGCTTTCggtattcttctttctaaaacaaaaagaagagaaaacgaaatgAGTGCTATGGAAAAGGATCACAACCGAAAGGTGCATTGTCCTTCGCCGTCTATAGTATAGAATACTAATACGCGTAACCAGCCCAGCAGTTTGCGGTCTATCATCGCGGGCTCGACTGCAGGTGCCATTGAAATCGGTAATACTCGCCCACATTGAGGCACATATACGCTTGTATCCAAGGAATTTCACTAACTATACTAGCAATCACTTATCCGGCTGAATGTATGGTCTATGCCCTTGGCTGCTTCAAGTCAGCTTACTCAACGTGTCCAGTTGCAAAAACTCGGTCGCAACTCAATCGCAAATTACCGGACGGGAAAAAGCTGCCATGGCCTCCGTTTGGAAAGCAGTGGTACGCCGGCTGCACGACTTTAATTATAGGAAATTCGCTCAAGGCAGGCATCCGTGAGTTCCACCCCGGGCACCCAAGCGTTTGGTGTGCTTACACTAGGATCTGTCTGCAGGGTTCGTCGCTTTCGACAGGTTCAAGTCACTTCttcaggatgagaatggcaagaTCTCGGGTCCAAGAACGGTAATTGCTGGCTTTGGGGCTGGCTTCACTGAATCTCTTTTAGCAGTGACACCATTCGAAAGCATTAAAACCCAATTGTCCGTTGCCTTAAAGTCCTCCCTTGCTACGTACCCTTTAACTACTTCATGCAACGACGCATGGTGAAGCTGATGTATAAAATACCTGCAGGATTGACGATCGCAAATCCGCTAACCCTCGTATGCGAGGATTCTTGCACGGTAGTAAACTGATATTCCAGGAGCGAGGTATTCGAGGTTTTTTCCAGGGTTTCGTTCCTACAACAGCAAGACAAGCCGCCAACTCCGCGACCAGATTCTCAAGCTATACTATGCTAAAGCAACTAGCTGAAAGCTATGTTGCACCTGGAGAGAAACTGGGAACCGCGAGCACCTTCGCCATCGGCGGTATGGCAGGCTTTATAACAGTGTGAGTTCATACAACACTTGAAAAGCTACTGCTTCTCCTCAACGGATGTGAGAAATAACGACGACTAATACACCATTCTGTACAGATATGTCACACAACCTCTTGATACTGTTAAAACCAGGTTTGCTACTGGCCACTTTGTATGTTATTTGCGTTTTACAGGACTAATTCGACAGCAGAATGCAATCGCTAGAAGCTTCTAAGAACTATAAGAACAGCTTTGTCTGTGCATCAAGGATATTCAAAGATGAGGGGTTATTTACATTCTGGTCCGGGGCCGTTCCGCGACTTGCCAGGTTAATCTTGAGCGGAGGCATAGTGTTCACAATGTTTGTTTACCCAAGTTCAACCGTCGCTTATAGGCTTGATAACTAACTGCTTTCAAATTGACAGGTACGAGAAGACGATGGACGCTCTCGATTCTCTAGATTCGAAGAGACAATATATCTGATGCTGAGGAAGCAACGAACGCAGGGCAGTAATTGGTTGGTCTCTTGAACGCTATATCGCAGCATCACAGCTAGTATGCATTGGTTGTATCTTAATACATAGCACTGACAAAGAAGAACCGCATTTTATATATCAACAGCACTCGATTGAGGAATAGTACTAGtacagaaaaggaaagccaGCACGTTGTTAATACCTTGACAGGTTTTATGGGCGTGAGGCTTCCTTGTCTTTCGCTAGCTCGTCAGCAACCAGAGCTGCAACTTCTTGGTCAATTAGCCAGGACCGTACACTCTCCATGACAGTTTCGAGGccttcaccaccatccaaaaCATCATTCAAATTATGTATGGTGATGCTACTCCGGTGGTCTGTGCAACGACTCTGGCCATAATTGTACGTGCGAATTTTGTCCCCACGGCCCATACGAGCAACACCCCCCAACACCCCTCTTCTGAGTTCCACGAATTTCTGTTCGCGAGCTTCTTGCCTCGCCTCGGCTAATCTAGCGCGTAATATCTGCCAGGCTTTTTTGCGGTTTGCATGTTGAGATCGGGAATCCTGCATGGAGACAACGATACCTGTGGGCATGTGAGTCAAGCGAATAGCTGACTCTGTCTTGTTCACGTGCTGCCCCCCCGCACCACCAGCTCGCATCTTCTCGCTACGAACCTCCTGGGGATCAACATAGTAATCACTGTTTGGGTCATCAAAATTGAGAGCGTTATCCATGGCACCTCCTGTCTCGGGGAAGCTAGGAAGAACCATCACACTCACAGCACTGGTGTGGGTACGTCCCTTAGTCTCCGTTGCCGGAACTCTCTGCACCCGGTGTACCCCCGACTCGGTTCTGAGTATCTCATAAGCCCCATCTGCCTCAACTTCCATTACTGCTTCATTTAGCCGATCCTCCGCGGGGCCGTCTCCCACTTCTAGCTTAATAACATTGGACCGAAAACCGCGGCGAGAGCAAAATGCAGTATACATCCTCAGGAGTTCGAAGGCGAAAAGTCCCGCCTCATCTCCACCTGCGCCAGGCCGTATCTCGAGAAGGCAAGGGAGCGCTGCAAAAGGGTGACGGGGGACAAGGGCCTTTTTCAAGTTCTCTGATATAGTCGGCAAAGCAGCCTTGACGGTCTCCAAATCTTCTATGGCCAGGGATTTGAGCTCAAGATCTGTGTCCGGGTCAAAAAGCAAGGCATTGAGTTCTGATATAGActaggaagaagatcaaagcaACCCCATTAGCAAATATCCCATTTAAAGTGAAAAAGATTAAGCATTGTGGACATACTTCATTGGCCCTGTCCCATTCGTCCAGGACATTCGCAATCGGTGCTAGCTCGCCGACCCGCTTTGCTATTCTTCCATCAAAGGAACTTGCTAAATGAGCAGAAAGTTTAGAATGTTCGGCTGCCAAAGAGCGAGCGCGGGAAAgcagcgatgaagaaaggTCAAGGCCTAACTGACTTGTCAGTCACTCGGTACCCCCACAGAGTATGAAACATGCATTGAGAGATAATGTTTCTCAACTACCCATACCTGTATTCAGTCCCCGCCATTGCAGAGTTGGCCACGGCCTTTTTATAGCAGCTCTAGTCCCGAACCGCGTCAGGCATCGAGAGCATATCCAAGGGACATTAAGCATGCTTTTTTCTCAAAATAGGAGAATATGTAAGTCTCACAAATAGTCCATGAGCTTCACATTCACTCAGCCAAAAACGATGGTTCAGTATCTACTTGTACTAGTTGCACTCCCCTTCAATCAGATATCAAGTCACATGACTTTaacacatacatacatactgtaaTGAAAAACCGATGAAATAGATGAAAGAATGGGTCTGAGGTCAAGGTAGGATGCTGCATTGAACTACCACTTCTGGCCACGTGGAATGATAGTTATTTTTGCGTAAACGCTAATGTAAGTTTGAAAGATCATTTCCATGTTGTTGCCAAGGCTAAGCATCATTGGCTATTAGGGCAGCATCTAGCAGCTTCAAACcaattatatttattaaacCCCACAGCAGGTATAGCATTTTCAAACTTACACTAGTGCATTTTATTTATCAAATAACAATCTATGTGGCCAAAAGGTGTAGTAACTACTCTAAACTCCGTAGGTCAGGGAAGAACACCTTTTAGGTGcgggtactccgtacgctGACTAATTTTGATACACCTGAAACTGCCTCAACAATACTCGCATTTCACACTTGTAATTTACCGTATGTAATTGAGTTGTAAAGGCCAGACTGGAGTCTTGGCATACATTTCTCAGGTTGCTGTTATTAACCTCTCTTATCACCATAAACCTGATCATGTAAACACATCTTCTGCCTTCTCAAAAGGCATTCATTCTGCTCCTGCAATCACAATCCCTGGATATCTTTTATCCTTTTCTTGAATACCTGCATATTTTCAGATAATTGTCCAGGCCTGTGAGATCAACTAACCCATCCGAACCAGATTACCCTTTGCGTCGATGTAAGCATgatcctcctttccctgGAGTCTCTTACGGTCTTCCTGGCCGTTTCATCCGCCAGCTATGGTCTTCAACCTTCACAAATATCTTCAGACACTCCTCTCTCGTCGTTGATCGCATCGGCGAAGACACATCTTGCTGGTGGCTCTCCCCGCGATGCGTTACTCTATTTCGACGCGGCTGTGTCAAGGGATCCTACGAACTACATCACTGTCTTCCAGCGGGGTGCGGCTTATTTGTCACTGGGTAAAAACTCGCAGGCATCAGATGATTTCGACCGAGTATTGCAGTTAAAACCAGATTTTGAGAGTGCCCTCCTGCAACGAGCTCGCCTTCGAGCTAACACTGCTGACTGGGAAGGCGCATTgaaggatctggaaaaggCCGGCAAGAAGTCATCCTTGGAATACAATGAGATTCAAGAGGCACGGGATGCTGCAGCTCTTGCGCAGAATGCTGAGAAACATGGCGATTGGGAGGCCTGCGTAAATCAAGCGAATGTGGCTGTACTTAAGGCGAGCGCCTCCCTAAGCCTTCGACAAACTCGTGCGCACTGCCGCTTCGAGAGAGgtgatgtggaagaaggaATAAATGACCTTGCCCATGTCCTACACATCTCCCCAAGTCTGGTGGGCCCGCACTTACAGATGTCCTACATGCTGTTCTATTCTCTAGGAGATCAAGAACGTGGCATTTCACAAATTCGGAGGTGTCTTCATTTTGACCCCGATTCAAAACCGTGCAACGCCCTATAtcggaaagagaagaaattcCTCAAACAGCTGCGGAAACTACAGGATACAATGTCTTCGCGGAAATTTAGCAATGCCATCAACTTGCTTGTAGGTGTAGGTGACGAAAGCGGACTTCTTGACGATCTGAAAGGTGAGGTGAGGGAAGCGAAGGAAGCAGGCCATATTCACCCGGCGGCCCCCAACAATCTCTATAGTTCACTGGTGGAGCGCACCTGCGAAGCTTACCGCGAGGTTTGTGCCCTTCGGAAGGCGTCCAGTTGACATAGTTCCAATTGGCTAACGCATTGGTTACTCAGGCGCATATGCCCAAGCGAGCTTCTCCGTACTGCTCCGAAACCCTTGACATGAACCCTTATTCCCTGCCAGCGCTGCTCTTTCAGAGTCAATTGGCTCTTGATGAAGAGCGTTTTAATGACGCCATAAACACGCTGAATACAGCCAAAGAGCATCACCCCGGGTCCAGGGACGTCCAATCACTTTTACAGAAGGCACATGTCTTATTGAAGCGCTCAAAGCAGAGGGACTACTACAAAGTTTTAGGTGTCAGCCGAGATGCTGATGACCGGACAATCAAAAGAGCCTACCGTCAGCTTACTAAGCAACACCACCCTGATAAAGCTAAGTCCCAGGGTGTaacgaaagaggaagctGAAAAGAAGATGGCTGCTATCAATGAAGCTTATGAAATCCTTTCTGACCCCGAACTCAAGGCGCGTTACGACAGTGGTGATGACCCCAATGACCCGGAATCTCACAGGGGCAACCCGTTTCAAGGAAACCCATTTGGGCCAGGAGGCGGTCaacacttcttcttccagcaagGCGGACCTCAGTTCAAATTCTCGGGTCAAGGATTCAACTTCCCAGGGGGGTTCCCCTTTCGCTGATGTTGACAGCTAGTCTGTATATCAAGATAAAGATTCTGTACACTTGTATTCCACTAAACCCAAGACTTCAAAACAATCGAATCATGACTATTGCTATAATCTGGACGAAAATGACCTAGACTTTTGCGATACTATCCATATTAACTCCAATGCCGGCAGTCCTCCACATAGTTAACTCAACATCACTT is a window from the Aspergillus oryzae RIB40 DNA, chromosome 6 genome containing:
- a CDS encoding DNA repair protein SMC6 (DNA repair protein RAD18 (SMC family protein)), with amino-acid sequence MSSLKRPQRPLEQGEWDEGDDNRLSSSSSACHLRKRIRTSKSPASYEGTGVSDSESEGRIHHSITQALEYDEDELELRATQLIQEKYSFAGDEPNVPAEHGILERVECYNFMCHDHFYVELGPLINFIVGKNGSGKSAVLTAITLCLGGKASATNRGQSLKSFIKEGKEYVRLSLYWSATIVVRIKNQGDGAYMPDDYGKSIVIERHFTKAGTSGFKIKAENGRIVSTKKAELDAIIDFFTLQFDNPMNVLSQDMARQFLSSSSPAEKYKFFVKGVQLEQLDQDYRLIEESADQIEEKLRGREQDIMILKHRKVAANQKLDMSDQHESLRNRVRNVRSQMAWAQVEEQERVRSPDIMGLQAGMRSSLEIELAKVDEKIATAEAGLGSFDAAIRVAEEETEAAAECVRQGTTKLEQAQSEKVEITARWDEQMTERHDLQAQQRQIRDYLKAAEARINETQQKIEEENQRLVNLSGGSYTRKQEQLERAKVEAAHASTQYVEHQRNADRLYRDLEVAGKEVESLAVPLNRTKADVEQAEKLLWSLSKEGGPKNTGFHDKMPSLLRTIQQEEGFTEKPVGPIGRHVTLLKPEWSSILENSFGTTLNSFVVTSKRDMEILSRIMRNVNWYEMMGILIHQNTSLIISLIRLYGCFRASYIRLIYSNLQIDNELVRRQLIINHGIEQMLLIEKLEEASSVLFDGQKPRNVKRCYCIDQTDRRRGIHLSYNRAGEPSQAPVPAYSGSPRMKSDLASQIRVQRDVVADLRRKLSDQEERFRSARSRLEGCKQARVRHGKSTNELRVILQRKEDHVEELTDVLDKERVEDDHLDVLRATLQEAEEEKRINEGSLKDSMEAMEAMMKGLKAIKQQLASKDADIAASTEELHITQSEVLRAQDKRRKIINDKNIAVERLDDIRREKERINEKREEVSARVIDFSEKASLVSPRVPIPEGETAASLDKKLDRLNRDIQRYNQQLGASRDEIAAEAAKASAAYDRALKQVEEFRLLAGILIETLKHRKKRWVIFRSHISSRAKAQFTYLLSERSFRGRLLTDHESKLLDLQVEPDITKDSTGRGAKTLSGGEKSFSQVCLLLALWEAMGSPVRCLDEFDVYMDHINRKMAIDMLMLAARRSVGVQFILITPGSRAEISLAPDVRVKDAFPLDWQNLNEDKRD
- the dhh1 gene encoding DExD/H-box ATP-dependent RNA helicase DHH1 (ATP-dependent RNA helicase) produces the protein MAEALASQLNNTTLGEASSDTRWKDQLKAPAKDARPQTEDVTATKGLEFEDFYIKRELMMGIFEAGFEKPSPIQEETIPVALTGRDILARAKNGTGKTAAFVIPTLERINPKSTKTQALILVPTRELALQTSHVCKTLGKHLGINVMVTTGGTGLMDDIIRLNDAVHILVGTPGRVLDLASKGVADLSECPTFVMDEADKLLSPEFTPVIEQLLSFHPKDRQVMLFSATFPLIVKSFKDKHMRNPYEINLMDELTLRGITQYYAFVEEKQKVHCLNTLFSKLQINQSIIFCNSTNRVELLAKKITELGYSCFYSHARMLQQHRNRVFHDFRNGVCRNLVCSDLLTRGIDIQAVNVVINFDFPKNAETYLHRIGRSGRFGHLGLAINLINWDDRFNLYKIEQELGTEIQPIPQNIDKKLYVYESPETIPRPIANASQAQLATSGNQTQNMGERRHNNHSNGGHYQFGRGRGSYRGGRSQGQRRNMQNEMNKFGTSQNQQQSGKSQPAQVSPN
- a CDS encoding putative mitochondrial tricarboxylate transporter (Ctp) (mitochondrial tricarboxylate/dicarboxylate carrier proteins), with protein sequence MITVTTSNTNTRNQPSSLRSIIAGSTAGAIEIAITYPAECMVYALGCFKSAYSTCPVAKTRSQLNRKLPDGKKLPWPPFGKQWYAGCTTLIIGNSLKAGIRFVAFDRFKSLLQDENGKISGPRTVIAGFGAGFTESLLAVTPFESIKTQLIDDRKSANPRMRGFLHGSKLIFQERGIRGFFQGFVPTTARQAANSATRFSSYTMLKQLAESYVAPGEKLGTASTFAIGGMAGFITVYVTQPLDTVKTRMQSLEASKNYKNSFVCASRIFKDEGLFTFWSGAVPRLARLILSGGIVFTMYEKTMDALDSLDSKRQYI